GCGATGGCCAGGCGCTGGCGCTGCCCGCCGGACACGTTCGTGCCGCCCTGGGTGATCGCCGCCTCGAGCCCGCCCGGCATCGACGAGACGAACTCCGCGGCCTGGGCCACGGCCAGCGCCGCCCACATCTCCTCCTCGGTGGCGTCGCCCTTGCCGTAGCGGAGGTTGTCGGCGACCGATCCCGAGAAGAGGAACGGCTTCTGCGGCACCAGGCCGATGCGCGACCACAGGTCGTCGAGCGCCAGCTCCCGCACGTCGACCCCCTCGACCAGGACCGCGCCGCCGGTGACGTCGTAGAGCCGGGGGACGAGGTTGAGCAGCGTCGTCTTGCCCGAGCCGGTGCTGCCGATGATCGCCGTCGTCTGGCCCGGCGTCACCGTGAACGACACGTCCTTCACCACCGGCTCCTCCGCGCCGGGGTACCCGAACGTGACGTCCCGCAGCTCGAGGCGGCCGGTGCGGGGCACGTCCTGGCGGGGCGAGGCCGGGGCGACGACCGTCGGCTCGGCGTCGAGCGCCTCCATGATCCGCTGCCCCGACACCGCGGCGCGGGGGAGCATCGTGAACATGAAGCCGGCCATCAGCACCGACATCAGCACGAGCACGATGTAGCCGAGGAAGGCGACGAGGGACCCGAGCGTCGACTCGCCGGCGTCGATGCGGATGGCGCCGTACCAGACGACCGCCACGCTGGCGCCGTTCTGCACGACGATCACGAGCGGGAAGAGGATCGCCATGATCCGCCCCGCCCGCAGCGCCGTGGAGGTGAGCGACTGGTTGGCGTCGTCGAAGCGCCGGACCTCGGTGGGTTCGCGGACGAAGGCCCGCACGACGCGCAGGCCGGTGATCTGCTCCCGCAGCACGGTGTTGACCACGTCGATGCGGTCCTGCATCGCGGTGAACGCCGGGTGCGCCTTCGACATCATGACGCCGACGATCACGACGATGATCGGCACGGCGACGAGGAGGACGAGCGACAGCGCGGCGTCCTCCCGGACGGCCATGAAGGTGCCGAACCCGAACGTGAGCGGCGCGACCACGGCCATCGTCGCGGCCATCTGCACCGCGGTCTGCACCTGCTGGACGTCGTTGGTGATGCGGGTGATGAGGGTCGGCGGGCCGAAACGGCCGACCTCCTGGGCGGAGAAGCCGGTGACCTTGTGGAACAGGTCCCTGCGGATCTCCCGCCCGACCCCCATCGAGGAGCGGGCGGCGAAGTGGATGCCGATCACCATCGCCACGACCTGGGCGAAGGCGACGACGAGGAGCAGGCCGCCGACCCGCCAGATGGCGTCGCGGTCGTCGGCGACGACGCCCTCGTCGATGATGCGGGCCGTCACCCGGGGCAGCAGGAGGGTGAACAGCGCCTGGAGCGCCTGGAAGGCCACGACCCCCACCAGCAGCGGCCGCACCCGCGGCAGGTAGAGGCGCATGAGCCGGATCACCCCGGCGACAGTACCCGGCCCCCTGCTGACGATGTGCCAGCAAAGGGCCGAGGTCGAGGTCAGGCCTGGGCCGGCACGTCCTGGGTGGCCATCCAGGCGCCGTAGCCGCCGAGCACGTCGCTCACGTCGGCCATGCCCTGCGAGCGCAGGAGGCTGGCGGCGATCGACGAGCGGTACCCGCCGGCGCAGAACACCACCGTCGGGGCCGCAGGGTCGAGCTGGTCGAGCGAGTCCCGCAGGTGGGCGAGGGGGATCGGGCGTGCGGTCTCGATCGACCCGAGCTTCACCTCGCCGGGGTTGCGGATGTCGACGAGCTGGATCGCCGTGCCGTCGTCGAGCGTGCGCCGCAGGTCGACGGCGGTGACCTGGGAGGCCCGCTCGACGTGCTCGGGGTGGTCGACGAAGGAGGCGATGCCGCCCTCGAGCGCCCCGGCGACGGTGTCGAAGCCGATGCGCCCGAGCCGCAGCTGGGCCTCGACGACCGCCTCGGGCTCGCCGACGAGCACGATCGGCGTGTCGTGGGGGACGACGGTGCCGGCGTACTCGGCGAAGCGGCCGCCGATGCCGACGCTGATCGAGCCGTGCAGGTGGCCGTGGGCGAACTCCTCCGGGTCCCGCACGTCGAGCACGACCGCGCCGTCGGCCTGGGTCGCGACGACCTCGTCGAACGACATCCACGTCGGGGTGATCGACTCGTCGAGCAGCGCCCGGTCCTTGCGGTTCAGCACCGCGTCGTAGGGGAAGTAGCTCGGCGCCGACGGCTGGTCGGCGGTGACCATGGCGACGAACTGGTCCGGCGTCATGTCCTGGAGGGCGTAGTTCGTGCGGCGCTGCTCACCGATCGTGGAGACCGTCTCGGTCGACAGGTTCTTGCCGCACGCCGACCCCGCGCCGTGGGCGGGGAAGACCTTCGTGGCGTCGGGCAGGTCGAGCAGCTTGTTGTGCAGCGAGTCGTAGAGCTTGCGCGCCAGCTCGTCGGCGGTGACGTCGAACGAGGCGAGCAGGTCGGGACGGCCGACGTCGCCGATGAACATCGTGTCGCCGGTGAGCACGCCGTAGGGGGTCTCGGCGTCGGGGGTCTCGTGGACGACGACGCTGATCGACTCGGGGGTGTGGCCCGGGGTCGAGCGGATCTCGAGGGTCACCTCGCCGAGGGAGATGCGCTCGCCGTCGCGCAGCTTCCGCGACGGGAACTCGGTCTCGGCGACCTCGCCGAACCCGATCTCGGCCCCGGTGGCCGCAGCCAGCTCGAGGTGCCCGGACAGGAAGTCGGCGTGGAAGTGGGTCTCGATGACGAGCTCGATGGTGAGCCCGTTGGCGGCCGCGTCGTCGACGTACTCCTGCACGTCACGGCGGGGGTCGACGACGACGGCGCGGCCGGTCGTCGTGTCGCCGATCAGGTACGAGGCGTGGGAGAGGCAGTCGAGGTAGTACTGGGTGAAGTGCATGGCGTGGCTCCTCACGAGGCACGGGCCGCGGTGGCCCGCTCGTTGGCGGCGGTCAGCTCGGAGATGACGTCACGCACGTCGCACGTGGCGCCCTTGTTGTAGGGGAGGCGGGAGAGCAGCATGGCCATCCCGCAGGTGTTGGTGACGGCGGAGAAGGTGAGGCCGGCGCCGATGAACCCGGCGACGGCGGCCAGCGGGCGGTAGCGGGTGCTGGCGAGGACGCTGGTGAGCACGATCGAGCCGGCGACCAGTCGGACCTGTCGCTCGAGGCCCCAGCGGGCGTCGTTGGCGTTGACCTGGCCGCCCGAGGCGACCCACGAGCCCATGCCGCCGACGAGCACGCGCACGTTGGACAGGCCCGTCTCGGCCAGGTGCTCGCTGGCCTGGGTGGCGCGGCCGCCGGACTGGCAGATGAGCACGACCGGCTGCTCGAGGTGGCGGGTGAGCTCGTCGCGGTGCTCGCTCAGGGTGTCGAGGGGCACGTGGTAGGAGCCGGGGATGTGGGCGGATTCGTACTCCGCCCCGGTGCGGACGTCGATGAGGTGGACCTCGGCGTCGGTGCTGAGGAGGTGCTGCAGCTCGGTGGGGGTGATGGTGCTGTCGGTCACGGGGTGG
This portion of the Actinomarinicola tropica genome encodes:
- a CDS encoding ABC transporter ATP-binding protein, whose amino-acid sequence is MRLYLPRVRPLLVGVVAFQALQALFTLLLPRVTARIIDEGVVADDRDAIWRVGGLLLVVAFAQVVAMVIGIHFAARSSMGVGREIRRDLFHKVTGFSAQEVGRFGPPTLITRITNDVQQVQTAVQMAATMAVVAPLTFGFGTFMAVREDAALSLVLLVAVPIIVVIVGVMMSKAHPAFTAMQDRIDVVNTVLREQITGLRVVRAFVREPTEVRRFDDANQSLTSTALRAGRIMAILFPLVIVVQNGASVAVVWYGAIRIDAGESTLGSLVAFLGYIVLVLMSVLMAGFMFTMLPRAAVSGQRIMEALDAEPTVVAPASPRQDVPRTGRLELRDVTFGYPGAEEPVVKDVSFTVTPGQTTAIIGSTGSGKTTLLNLVPRLYDVTGGAVLVEGVDVRELALDDLWSRIGLVPQKPFLFSGSVADNLRYGKGDATEEEMWAALAVAQAAEFVSSMPGGLEAAITQGGTNVSGGQRQRLAIARALVRKPQIYLFDDSFSALDLATDARLRAALPAYTSGASFLVVAQRVSTIVDADQIVVLEGGEVVGLGTHDELVAGCPTYQEIVESQRSVQEAV
- a CDS encoding MBL fold metallo-hydrolase, with protein sequence MHFTQYYLDCLSHASYLIGDTTTGRAVVVDPRRDVQEYVDDAAANGLTIELVIETHFHADFLSGHLELAAATGAEIGFGEVAETEFPSRKLRDGERISLGEVTLEIRSTPGHTPESISVVVHETPDAETPYGVLTGDTMFIGDVGRPDLLASFDVTADELARKLYDSLHNKLLDLPDATKVFPAHGAGSACGKNLSTETVSTIGEQRRTNYALQDMTPDQFVAMVTADQPSAPSYFPYDAVLNRKDRALLDESITPTWMSFDEVVATQADGAVVLDVRDPEEFAHGHLHGSISVGIGGRFAEYAGTVVPHDTPIVLVGEPEAVVEAQLRLGRIGFDTVAGALEGGIASFVDHPEHVERASQVTAVDLRRTLDDGTAIQLVDIRNPGEVKLGSIETARPIPLAHLRDSLDQLDPAAPTVVFCAGGYRSSIAASLLRSQGMADVSDVLGGYGAWMATQDVPAQA
- a CDS encoding rhodanese-like domain-containing protein, coding for MTDSTITPTELQHLLSTDAEVHLIDVRTGAEYESAHIPGSYHVPLDTLSEHRDELTRHLEQPVVLICQSGGRATQASEHLAETGLSNVRVLVGGMGSWVASGGQVNANDARWGLERQVRLVAGSIVLTSVLASTRYRPLAAVAGFIGAGLTFSAVTNTCGMAMLLSRLPYNKGATCDVRDVISELTAANERATAARAS